A stretch of DNA from Leucobacter luti:
GCGCTCGCTGCCATCGGCTCCTGCGCGACTGTCTGAGCCAGCACCCATTCCTGTGCTCCCGATGGTGACGCTCGCCGCAGCCGCCGCCGCACTCAGTGTCAGTGCGATGCTCGCCGGGGTACTCATGTGGATCGCGATCGGGTCCGGCCTGTTGCTCCTCGCGCTGTTCCTGGTGTGTGACGCCAGGCACCCCCATGGAGTGCTGCCCCGGCTCACGTACACGCGGGGAAACCCGTTGAAGTGGGTCTACTTGACTGTTGCAGTGTTCTGCGCGGGGGTCATGTCCGAGAATTTCATTCCGCTGTTTGCGCAGCAGGTCGGGGGCGTCTCGCCAATGCTTGCGGGGATTATCGGGGCAGCGCTCTCGCTCGGCTGGGTCGGCACCCAGCTGTTCAGTGTGAATGCGAGCGGGAGTGCCGCGCGGAGGCTCGTGCGGCTCGCGCCGTGGCTCCTCACAGCGGGTCTTGCCGCGTATGGATTGTTGCAGATGGTGAATCCTGGCCCGTGGGTCGTTGTCGCGTGGGCGAGTGTGCTTTTCATTGCCGGGGGTGGAATCGGCCTGGCCTTCCCCCACCTCTCGGTCGCAGCGATGAGGAGCACTGCGGATGAGCGGGAGGGAGCCAAGGCTGCTGCCGCGGTGAGCACGACGCAGCTCATCGCGTTCACGCTGACCTCCGCGCTCGCGGGAAACCTCCTGCTGCTCGGCGCCGATCCGGTCGGGTCTGCCCGGTGGCTGATCCTGGGCATTGCCGCGCTCACGGTGTGCGGCATCGCTACGGCGATCGCAGCGACCCGGCCGCGCCGCTGAGTGCTGCCTGGCGCAGCACCTCCGTGATGAAGGCGGTGGATCGCTCAGCGAGTTGCTCACGGCGCGTTGCGACAAGTTCTTCTGCCGGGGGATCGAGCGGCGTGAGTGGTTGGAGCCGGTTGACCCTGGCGTTGCAATCGAGGTCGACGCAGAGGTAAGTGCCGATCGTGGACTGTGCGCCGCGGCGCGGGGTGGTGGGGGCCGTGAACAGTGCGACTTGCTCGAAACGCCGCGGGAGGCGACAGAATTCGCACATCACCGCTCGCCCCTGGGCCATGCGCGTGCGGGTCGTGGTGAGCATGATCCCAGTTGGAGTACCTGCCCGCTCGATGAACAGGTAGCCGCGCTGTGGGGCGCTCGGATCGCGCCAGCCCAGGTAGTCACGTTCACCGAGCGGGGGTCGGAGGGGGCGCCGGGGCATTCGAACAGTGCGGCGGGTGGCCGCGTCGACATTTCCGAGCGCGGAGCGGAGCGTGGTCAGTGAGTGCGCGTGCACAGTATTCCTTTCTGGAATTGGGGCGAAGAGGGTCGGAGCGGTCACGGCTAGCGAGGCGCAAAGCGGATTACTCGCTCCAATTTGTACAAGTGTACAGATTTGTGGGATAGGCTGCATGTATCACTGCGAAAAGAGGATTCATGGCCTATCTGCCCCGCGACGAGCGTCGCGTCGCGATCGTGGATGCCACGCTTCGGGTGATCCGCCGCGATGGCTTCGGGGCGGTGTCCGCGCGTGCGGTGGCGCAGGAGCTGGGGGGATCACCCGGCCTGATCCATCAGCACTTCCCGAGCGTTCAGGAGCTTGTGGCGACGGCGTGGCGGGGGTATGTCTCCGAGAATCTCGCGGAGTTTTCCGGTGCGATGCTGCACCGCGAGGTGGATCCGCTCGCCGAGTTTTTTGCGAACCATCTCGACCAGAGTCAGGGTGCTGAGCTCTGGATCTGGGCCGACGCCTGGGCTCACGCGCTGCGCAGTCCGGAGTTTGCCGCGGTGTTCGCCGAAACGCTCTCGCAGCTCACGGGCGCGCTGTGTGACGCGGCTCCCGAGGTGACTGAGGTCGGGGCGGAGCGGGCGGTGCTGCTCGGGGTAGCACTCGCCGGGGCGCAGCGGATTGCGCCAGAGCGGTACGGCGTGGAGCGGCTAGCGGCGATTATCGCGGAGTCTTCCCCCGGTGTGGTCAGCGGGTAGCGCTGCGCACGTCCCCGAGCGCAGCTTGTCCTCAGCTTGGACTGGAACGATACCGGGTATGGGTATTGCTGCTACGCCACTGCGCTCCGCTGTGACCGTGTCCGTCCTTGGTGCGGCGCTGCTGCTCTCAGCATGCGCGCCAACTGGGGAGGATGCTGGGGCTCGAGCCGGATCCGCCGCAGTGGCTCCGGGTTCTGTCGCAGAGAGTGTTGCGGGCACGTTGGCCACGCTCGCGAACCTCGGTCTCAATGCTGAGGACTCGACCGCACTCGCCGAGGGGTTGGATGCGCTGGCGGTCGCGGATCGTCCGGCTGAGCTGATGGCCACGATTATGCCGACCGAGGTGCGGATCCAGCCAGATCAGCCGGGTGAAATCATCGTACCGATCGCTGACGATCAGTTCTATCTATCGCTCGCACCGTACCGCACTCAGACGCACCCGTGCACGTTCCATGTGCCGACGTCTTGTCTCGGGGAGCTGCGCGGAGTCGATGCGCAGCTGCGAGTCACCGATGCGGCGACAGGCGACGTGGTTGTTGACCGTGCTGCGCGCACGGGGGACAACGGGTTCATGGGCGTGTGGCTGCCGCGAGATCGTGAGTTCGTTGTTGAGGTGACCGTGGCTGGGGACACGGGCACCCAGACCGTGCGCACCGGAGCCGAAGACCCCACGTGTCTGACCACGCTTCAGGTTTCGTAGCTTCAACGAATTTCGCACCTTTTCGTTGCTTGAGCGACTAAATTCGTTGTGATATGATCTTTGCACCACCGTAACCGCGTTTCTTGAGTGCTCACATTGAGCATTCCGCACATCGGTGAGTTGGAGTGATACCCGTGACCGCCCGAGGCCACACCCGTTCCGTTCTTCCCGTCCGTGAAGAGCTCAGATTCTTCCAAGCGCGTCCAATCCTGCGCCGCGTCGTTTTCGTCGCGGGGTATGAGGGCCTCAGTATCGTGTGTACGGTCGTGGTGCTCAGTGCGCTGCTCGGTCACGGAGGAAGTGAATCAACGCTGACCGCAATCCTGGTATCGACGACAGCGACGGTGTGGAACTATGCGTGGAACACGATGTTCGAGGCATTCGAGCGTCGCCGCGGACTTACCGGGCGCGGTGTGCGAGTGCGCGCGCTCCACGCGGTCGGGTACGAGGGCGGTGTGCTGCTGTTCACCATTCCGCTCGTGGCCCTGATGCTGGGCATCACGGTGTTCGAAGCCCTCGTGATTGAGGGTGGCTTGCTCGTGTTCTTCTTGGTATTCACAGTCGTGTATACCTGGGTGTTCGACCGCGCATTCGGGTTGCCAGCCTCTGCGAAGTGAGGTCAGCTTCGCCGCGGTGGGCTCAGTATGCGCTGAGCTCACCCGAAGTGACGCGGCTCGGGCGTTCGCCCATGCTGCAGGCCCGAGCCGATTCCTTGCAACGCGTGGCGCGCTAGTGCGCCCCCTGAATTCTGGCGAAGGTGTCGCGGATCCCCGCCTCGTTCCACGACCAGATGTCGTCCCCGCGCAGCACGACGTCTGCCCCGCCGTCGCAGTAGATCGTCTGCCCGCAGCAGTGAGTGTTCTCGACAGACGTGAGCCAGATCAGCAGATTCGCGATACTCTCCGGCGCCTGGTGGGAATTCAGTGGCATGGGGACCACCGAATCGACCAGTTTCCGGCCGTCCTCGCTCGCAAGAAGCTCCTGGGTCATTGGCGTGATCACGGTACCGGGGCCAACCGCATTGAGCGGGATTCCCGCCCCTGCCCACAATGCCTTCGGGGCTTCGCGGCGGACCCAGCGAGACACCGCCTGCTTCGACGAGGAGTAGATGAGGTTTCCTGTCTGAGGATCGCCCGCGAGTTGCTCGGCGATCGCGAGCGCCGCCTGTTCGTCGTCCTGCAACAGCGCTTCGACGAGCGGCGGTGCAACGGGCTGGAGCGATGCCATTGAAGAGATGAGCGCCACGCGAGGCGCCGGGGACGTTGTGAGCGCTGGCTGCATGGCCTCGAGAAACTCCGTCATACCAAAGTAATTCACCGCGGCGGTGACGGGCTTCGGAATCGACAGTCCAGCGCAGGCAATGACTGCGTCCACGGTGCCGTTTGCGAGGCGTGTGGCCTCAGCGGCAGCGGTGAGGCGTCCCTCGCGGTGAGAGAGGTCTCCTGAGACCTCGACGCCGGCGAGGTCCACTCCGATGACAGTGTTGCCGGCAGCGCGGAGGATTTGCGTGGTGGTCTTGCCGATGCCGGATGCTGCGCCGGTGACAACGTAGGTGCGTGACATGGTGGATATTCCTTTCACTGGGGTGGGGTCTGGGTGAGGTCGGCAATGAAGCGAGGGAGCAAGCGATTAAGGTGCCCGCGATCGGCTGGAGTCCAATCGCGGGTGGCCGCGTCGATCATGGCCATCCCCGCGGCAAACAGCTCGTCAAACGTCGACTGGCCAAGCGCGGTGAGGGTGACGGTCACGGAGCGGCGGTCTTGCTCCTGAGTGCTGCGCAGTAGGAGGCCGGAATCGGCGAGGCGCGCGAGCAGCTTTGAAGTCGAAGGCCTGCTGAGATGTGTTGCTTCGGCGATGGCGCTCGGGGTGGCCGTGCCGCCTTCGCGACCGAGAATGTAGAGCGCACGAACGGCGGTGGGATCAAGCC
This window harbors:
- a CDS encoding FBP domain-containing protein, with product MHAHSLTTLRSALGNVDAATRRTVRMPRRPLRPPLGERDYLGWRDPSAPQRGYLFIERAGTPTGIMLTTTRTRMAQGRAVMCEFCRLPRRFEQVALFTAPTTPRRGAQSTIGTYLCVDLDCNARVNRLQPLTPLDPPAEELVATRREQLAERSTAFITEVLRQAALSGAAGSLRSP
- a CDS encoding MarR family winged helix-turn-helix transcriptional regulator, whose product is MDEDQANAPDTGAMLLALTRFISHWTSLEFQRSVMLSRSVRLDPTAVRALYILGREGGTATPSAIAEATHLSRPSTSKLLARLADSGLLLRSTQEQDRRSVTVTLTALGQSTFDELFAAGMAMIDAATRDWTPADRGHLNRLLPRFIADLTQTPPQ
- a CDS encoding SDR family oxidoreductase — encoded protein: MSRTYVVTGAASGIGKTTTQILRAAGNTVIGVDLAGVEVSGDLSHREGRLTAAAEATRLANGTVDAVIACAGLSIPKPVTAAVNYFGMTEFLEAMQPALTTSPAPRVALISSMASLQPVAPPLVEALLQDDEQAALAIAEQLAGDPQTGNLIYSSSKQAVSRWVRREAPKALWAGAGIPLNAVGPGTVITPMTQELLASEDGRKLVDSVVPMPLNSHQAPESIANLLIWLTSVENTHCCGQTIYCDGGADVVLRGDDIWSWNEAGIRDTFARIQGAH
- a CDS encoding TetR/AcrR family transcriptional regulator, whose product is MAYLPRDERRVAIVDATLRVIRRDGFGAVSARAVAQELGGSPGLIHQHFPSVQELVATAWRGYVSENLAEFSGAMLHREVDPLAEFFANHLDQSQGAELWIWADAWAHALRSPEFAAVFAETLSQLTGALCDAAPEVTEVGAERAVLLGVALAGAQRIAPERYGVERLAAIIAESSPGVVSG
- a CDS encoding PACE efflux transporter, giving the protein MTARGHTRSVLPVREELRFFQARPILRRVVFVAGYEGLSIVCTVVVLSALLGHGGSESTLTAILVSTTATVWNYAWNTMFEAFERRRGLTGRGVRVRALHAVGYEGGVLLFTIPLVALMLGITVFEALVIEGGLLVFFLVFTVVYTWVFDRAFGLPASAK
- a CDS encoding CueP family metal-binding protein; translated protein: MGIAATPLRSAVTVSVLGAALLLSACAPTGEDAGARAGSAAVAPGSVAESVAGTLATLANLGLNAEDSTALAEGLDALAVADRPAELMATIMPTEVRIQPDQPGEIIVPIADDQFYLSLAPYRTQTHPCTFHVPTSCLGELRGVDAQLRVTDAATGDVVVDRAARTGDNGFMGVWLPRDREFVVEVTVAGDTGTQTVRTGAEDPTCLTTLQVS
- a CDS encoding MFS transporter — translated: MNPTDTSPAPVLASQTQPGSWRDLLSPAHAPVVTVLASGVGLYAMNLYFTAALLPTVVADIGGARYYAWTATAYLITAVIATMLVGRLLALAGSAKMYALAFSIFALGTSICALSPAMEYLVGGRAVQGFGAGMLSGLGYAAIRSTLPERLWVRATGVISAMFGVGALLGPVLGGGFAELGQWRLGFGVLSVCGLLLILVALRSLPSAPARLSEPAPIPVLPMVTLAAAAAALSVSAMLAGVLMWIAIGSGLLLLALFLVCDARHPHGVLPRLTYTRGNPLKWVYLTVAVFCAGVMSENFIPLFAQQVGGVSPMLAGIIGAALSLGWVGTQLFSVNASGSAARRLVRLAPWLLTAGLAAYGLLQMVNPGPWVVVAWASVLFIAGGGIGLAFPHLSVAAMRSTADEREGAKAAAAVSTTQLIAFTLTSALAGNLLLLGADPVGSARWLILGIAALTVCGIATAIAATRPRR